Proteins from a genomic interval of Rhizobium rhododendri:
- a CDS encoding lysozyme inhibitor LprI family protein: MTFQQGALFRIVLFVLAISIPVLAEAADGKSDCFGFNALDDDPLSAQLYEVQPGDKVEFQCPERSLFCSKGAFVLPGDQVVVTRIDGNRGCAEYLNAAKPHDTDTTAGWLPLERLSKQSPRADWVGIWGDDETKIIAKQQGDKVRVDATTTLQLGSGDEGGQFAAVIDSTKPLAKFGFEWDFKGNMGKLLAYQEKVGPGICQVKMNQLGRYLVVGDNHMCGGINVSFSRVYRRAYEKVTATQAQAAENSPEVSNKADGIRPSYGSCLESSEGVTLDMRNCASAEYKYQDDRLNTAYRRLRTKLEKNAAARLRDEQRGWIAQRDKQCEADKTSGTSALIVSDDCSVTATARRAAELESKLFQ, encoded by the coding sequence ATGACTTTCCAACAGGGCGCACTCTTTCGTATCGTTCTTTTCGTCCTGGCAATATCAATTCCCGTTCTGGCAGAAGCCGCCGACGGAAAAAGCGATTGCTTCGGATTCAACGCTCTAGATGACGACCCGCTCTCCGCGCAGCTCTATGAAGTTCAGCCCGGTGATAAGGTCGAGTTCCAGTGCCCTGAGCGATCCCTTTTTTGCAGTAAGGGGGCCTTCGTGCTGCCTGGCGATCAAGTGGTCGTTACAAGAATCGACGGTAATAGGGGATGTGCTGAATATCTTAACGCAGCGAAACCACATGACACGGATACAACGGCCGGTTGGCTGCCACTAGAGCGCCTGTCTAAGCAATCACCCCGAGCTGACTGGGTTGGCATTTGGGGGGACGACGAAACAAAAATTATCGCCAAACAGCAAGGAGATAAAGTTCGCGTTGATGCAACAACGACTTTGCAGCTTGGAAGCGGAGACGAAGGAGGTCAGTTTGCCGCCGTTATAGACAGTACCAAGCCGCTAGCGAAGTTTGGCTTTGAGTGGGACTTCAAGGGAAATATGGGCAAACTGCTTGCCTACCAGGAAAAGGTGGGCCCGGGAATATGCCAGGTAAAAATGAACCAGCTTGGACGATATCTTGTTGTAGGAGACAACCATATGTGCGGAGGCATAAACGTAAGCTTTTCGCGCGTGTACAGACGGGCCTATGAAAAGGTGACAGCTACCCAAGCCCAAGCGGCGGAAAATTCGCCCGAGGTCAGCAACAAAGCTGACGGCATCCGTCCCTCCTACGGTTCTTGTCTAGAGAGTTCCGAGGGTGTCACCCTCGACATGCGGAATTGTGCCTCTGCAGAATACAAATATCAGGACGATCGTCTTAACACCGCTTACCGCCGCCTTCGCACCAAATTGGAGAAAAATGCTGCTGCAAGATTGAGAGACGAGCAACGAGGCTGGATTGCACAACGCGACAAACAGTGCGAGGCCGATAAAACAAGTGGGACCTCTGCGCTAATCGTTTCCGATGATTGTTCTGTCACAGCTACAGCTAGACGTGCAGCGGAGCTCGAGAGCAAACTTTTTCAATAG
- a CDS encoding lysozyme inhibitor LprI family protein, with amino-acid sequence MRRTYWLAVAILILASPSFAAGFACGKAGTPTEKMICVNSALGELDTRLQQAYINAMAAAAPSSKPTLLTEQRHWNRYVRDICMDEACLTRAYEARISLLSRKDMYIADASQCEIRQGKSCRGVVTMRDTGARVESFNKSLAENKSPGRILGCEQLIDLPSGSFEGNHSFGGLCILTKGAVRQRVHICNDEMVGHFALEPSTDDTALALRDFTNSRCFGG; translated from the coding sequence ATGCGCCGCACCTATTGGTTAGCCGTCGCAATCCTTATCTTGGCATCACCTAGCTTTGCAGCAGGCTTCGCCTGCGGAAAGGCCGGTACACCAACTGAAAAAATGATTTGCGTCAACAGCGCGCTAGGCGAACTCGATACGAGACTTCAACAAGCCTATATCAACGCGATGGCTGCGGCCGCACCCTCAAGTAAACCCACATTGTTGACTGAACAGCGCCATTGGAACCGCTATGTTCGCGATATCTGCATGGATGAGGCTTGCCTCACGCGCGCATACGAGGCGCGTATCTCCTTACTCTCGAGGAAAGACATGTACATCGCCGATGCGTCGCAGTGCGAAATCCGCCAAGGCAAGTCGTGCCGCGGCGTTGTCACAATGCGTGACACCGGAGCTCGGGTGGAATCGTTCAACAAATCACTGGCGGAAAACAAGAGCCCCGGCCGTATACTAGGGTGCGAACAACTGATCGACCTGCCCAGCGGCTCCTTCGAAGGCAATCATAGTTTTGGTGGGCTTTGCATCCTGACAAAAGGTGCCGTGCGGCAACGCGTCCATATCTGCAATGACGAGATGGTGGGCCATTTCGCGCTTGAACCTTCCACGGACGACACTGCCCTTGCCTTGCGCGATTTCACCAACAGCCGTTGTTTCGGCGGATGA
- a CDS encoding lysozyme inhibitor LprI family protein, with translation MTAFLTMGASSSAWAINCDKAVAPIDKRICGNAGLKAADAAMGQAYGVILKAAPDSEIRKMLTDSQRRWIAARDDGLSANSEGAPLPISELQKAFAERTSRLKDRTDKGLIAQAAAQRRFLAKYTGGSFTGFETNCEFIPNDSGGTSFSYQCFGAMHVQQNYRVCSARTDWATWSLSEYHGVSAVKGDVAKLSAICGDQSGNICNSGDGRDEDSTWKLHPERDERLLSPKSNLTKLDVEGVWPLEDSDVNWFDQCLTNAIFPPAQ, from the coding sequence TTGACCGCATTTTTGACTATGGGGGCATCATCGTCGGCCTGGGCCATTAATTGCGATAAGGCGGTTGCGCCTATTGACAAAAGGATATGCGGCAACGCCGGCCTGAAGGCGGCGGATGCCGCCATGGGCCAAGCTTACGGCGTAATCCTTAAGGCAGCGCCAGATTCTGAAATTCGAAAAATGCTGACGGACAGCCAACGCCGGTGGATTGCTGCGCGCGATGACGGCTTAAGTGCAAATTCTGAAGGAGCCCCCCTTCCGATCAGCGAGCTGCAAAAGGCGTTTGCCGAGCGGACCAGCCGGCTTAAAGACCGCACAGACAAGGGATTGATCGCCCAAGCCGCGGCACAACGGCGGTTTTTGGCCAAATACACGGGTGGGTCTTTCACCGGGTTCGAGACGAATTGCGAATTTATCCCCAATGACAGTGGCGGAACCAGCTTCTCCTACCAATGCTTTGGCGCCATGCATGTCCAACAGAATTATCGAGTATGCAGTGCCAGAACGGATTGGGCGACTTGGTCACTTTCCGAATATCACGGCGTCAGCGCCGTTAAGGGCGATGTCGCGAAGCTCTCGGCTATATGCGGCGATCAGTCAGGCAACATTTGCAACAGTGGAGACGGAAGAGACGAAGATTCAACGTGGAAACTCCATCCTGAAAGAGACGAACGTCTCCTCTCACCGAAATCGAATCTGACAAAGCTTGACGTAGAGGGCGTCTGGCCGCTTGAGGATAGCGACGTCAACTGGTTCGACCAGTGTTTGACGAACGCAATTTTCCCGCCGGCTCAGTAG
- a CDS encoding helix-turn-helix transcriptional regulator, with product MQNLSSFVFDFSTIDFPERDRFQMWIQDNHCDCRLWDTSSRAYDARATGAALGPLILSGRQWLGEGLAPAYEIFRTDRRIRTDGYDFFRFTLVLGGRFTYRSKDPTSVMLAGDLFVVDASQVNECLVETNNVISIAVPRDMLPSQTALLHGHALKGGIASLLADHFISLFGNLAGLREQDIPYLVQSTLQLLTAAVSSASDEMQVAATPIRDLLFRRILRYLDARLLDADLTPAKICREVGVSRAKLYQLFEGNGGIMRQIQRKRLHRAHQLLADPSQPKPHIAEIASSHGFTSEKYFYRLFKAEFGHTPGETLEKTGLHYSASVTVPIGPFGEQIIRPSGWTLPFGVPKS from the coding sequence ATGCAAAACCTTTCCAGCTTTGTCTTTGATTTTTCAACGATCGACTTTCCCGAAAGAGATCGCTTCCAGATGTGGATCCAGGACAATCATTGCGATTGTCGATTGTGGGACACTTCATCTCGGGCCTACGATGCGAGGGCAACCGGTGCCGCGCTTGGCCCTTTGATCCTCTCTGGCCGACAGTGGCTTGGGGAGGGGTTAGCGCCTGCCTATGAAATTTTCCGAACGGACCGCCGTATCCGCACAGACGGATACGACTTCTTTCGCTTCACTTTGGTTTTGGGCGGTCGATTTACCTACCGTTCGAAGGATCCAACATCTGTGATGTTGGCTGGCGATTTGTTCGTAGTGGACGCGTCTCAGGTCAACGAGTGCCTGGTGGAGACGAACAACGTGATTTCGATCGCCGTACCGAGAGACATGCTGCCGAGCCAGACGGCTCTGCTACATGGTCATGCGCTCAAAGGCGGCATCGCTAGCCTCCTGGCAGATCATTTTATTTCGCTGTTCGGCAATCTTGCAGGGTTGAGGGAACAGGATATTCCTTATCTCGTGCAATCAACCTTGCAACTGCTGACTGCCGCCGTTTCATCTGCATCCGACGAGATGCAAGTCGCCGCAACTCCTATTCGTGACCTTTTGTTTCGTCGTATTTTGCGATATCTGGACGCACGCTTGCTCGATGCCGATTTGACTCCAGCAAAAATCTGCCGCGAGGTCGGTGTATCAAGGGCCAAATTATACCAATTGTTTGAGGGCAACGGCGGCATAATGCGGCAGATACAGCGCAAACGTCTACACCGCGCCCATCAGTTGCTGGCCGATCCAAGCCAACCGAAGCCACATATCGCGGAGATTGCGAGCAGCCACGGTTTCACTAGCGAAAAGTATTTTTATCGTTTGTTCAAAGCGGAGTTTGGCCATACCCCGGGTGAAACACTCGAAAAAACAGGTCTCCATTACTCTGCTTCCGTGACGGTTCCTATCGGGCCTTTTGGAGAACAGATCATCCGTCCTTCGGGCTGGACATTGCCGTTTGGGGTTCCGAAAAGCTAG
- a CDS encoding DUF4344 domain-containing metallopeptidase, with protein MNFSARSFATKAIIALATSFIVSAVCFMPAFAQTSDQADTSASVEATLNIWERRLTQEGLVILGYYNGFADGTFGQSGRNAIASYQRDHDRSATGQLSAQDALELGGVALNMRKQLQWHKLDKSLTGMMISYPTALLTQRQENTLGGENLQTEDGAIVLKTVRFASSEDDRLDKLYQSLLNEKGSTITYQLKRKSWFITSGTNNNRKFYTRFEQRGAEVRGYDLSWNNDKNGKLLDNVSVLISSSFYPFGADPADGDPSYPTLGKLADLANANQAPSVSGSSGPTTSQAPSQQGTDNQSAEVNDKDGLTEQKEGALPPPADGSLVTSDGKGLRFVYHYFAPEDPKFNYAYQWAIDTHLFLNIPEINGLDGLFVTPRPLHYVTRQCNTINAFYDKKNGAVFLCYEMIDSLLQMGEALSKGASDPKALTVEFVRDNLRFILLHESGHALIDLLDIPAVGREEDSVDQLAAVLLLTHADDGETKNDITRVLQLASVWFKVNSQSGSPDTAAFADEHALDAQRYFNLLCMVYGSDPENNGAMVDNGMLPKERAARCPDEASKITRSWARLVLPHFSPRFRPKDDKSGDDQQTAAPSQPATGGNPLEWDKNSNPFAK; from the coding sequence ATGAACTTCTCCGCCAGGTCTTTCGCGACCAAAGCCATCATCGCGCTGGCTACAAGCTTCATCGTCTCCGCAGTGTGCTTCATGCCAGCTTTTGCCCAGACTTCAGATCAAGCGGACACTAGTGCCTCGGTGGAAGCCACACTCAACATCTGGGAGCGTCGACTTACGCAGGAAGGGCTTGTCATACTCGGCTACTATAACGGCTTTGCAGACGGCACGTTCGGGCAGAGCGGCCGCAATGCGATCGCCAGCTATCAGCGCGATCACGACAGATCCGCGACAGGTCAGCTTTCAGCGCAAGACGCACTGGAATTAGGCGGCGTAGCGCTCAACATGAGAAAACAACTCCAATGGCATAAACTGGATAAATCGCTCACAGGAATGATGATCTCATATCCCACCGCTCTTCTCACGCAACGTCAGGAAAATACCCTTGGGGGTGAGAACCTGCAAACCGAGGACGGAGCCATCGTGTTGAAGACTGTGCGTTTCGCAAGTAGCGAAGATGACCGCCTCGACAAGCTATATCAAAGCCTTCTGAACGAGAAGGGAAGCACGATCACATATCAGCTCAAGCGTAAGAGTTGGTTCATCACCTCAGGCACCAATAACAATCGCAAGTTCTACACTCGTTTCGAGCAGCGGGGTGCTGAAGTTCGAGGTTATGACTTAAGCTGGAATAACGACAAAAACGGCAAGCTGCTCGACAATGTCTCTGTATTGATTTCAAGCAGTTTCTATCCATTCGGTGCGGACCCCGCAGACGGCGACCCGAGCTACCCAACGTTGGGAAAACTTGCAGACCTGGCAAATGCTAATCAGGCGCCGAGCGTGAGCGGCTCCAGCGGTCCGACAACCTCCCAAGCTCCGTCTCAACAGGGGACTGATAACCAGTCGGCTGAGGTAAACGACAAGGACGGGCTAACGGAACAGAAAGAAGGAGCGCTTCCACCACCGGCTGATGGTTCCCTAGTAACATCGGATGGAAAGGGACTACGGTTCGTGTATCACTATTTCGCACCGGAAGATCCAAAATTCAATTACGCGTACCAGTGGGCTATCGACACGCATTTGTTTTTGAACATCCCGGAGATCAACGGGCTGGATGGGCTCTTCGTCACGCCACGCCCGCTGCATTACGTCACGCGACAATGCAATACAATCAATGCGTTCTACGACAAAAAAAACGGCGCGGTTTTCCTTTGCTATGAAATGATCGACAGCCTCCTGCAAATGGGCGAAGCCCTTTCAAAAGGTGCATCCGACCCGAAGGCATTAACTGTGGAGTTCGTGCGGGATAACCTTCGTTTCATCCTACTGCATGAGTCAGGACATGCGTTGATCGACTTGCTTGATATTCCGGCAGTCGGACGCGAGGAAGATTCGGTCGACCAGCTTGCGGCAGTGCTGCTGCTCACACACGCTGACGACGGCGAGACAAAAAATGACATTACGCGCGTTCTCCAGCTTGCTTCCGTCTGGTTCAAAGTCAACAGCCAGTCCGGTTCTCCCGATACTGCCGCATTTGCGGACGAGCATGCGCTAGATGCGCAGCGTTATTTCAATCTTCTATGCATGGTATATGGGTCAGATCCCGAAAATAACGGCGCCATGGTCGACAACGGGATGCTGCCCAAGGAGCGCGCTGCTCGCTGCCCCGACGAGGCGTCCAAGATCACCCGCTCGTGGGCGCGGCTCGTATTACCGCACTTTTCACCCAGATTTCGACCTAAAGACGACAAGAGCGGCGACGATCAGCAGACCGCCGCTCCGTCACAACCAGCAACCGGTGGAAATCCTCTCGAGTGGGATAAAAATTCGAACCCGTTCGCCAAGTAG
- a CDS encoding DUF4424 domain-containing protein: protein MRNKAVVCLFVLVSSSTAFCDDSSATLGAGGLVLQKTDKVTIVSEDLYLSLNSIRVSYRFRNVANTDFTTTIAFPMPDFVGGGSNSTTVVPDPASDNFMKFQTLVDGQPIEAQLEQRAFLAADGVADIEITERLKALHIPLVPTVEATQEAISKLTNAQRKNLVENNFVDTGDAGDYGGQSQTLYPVWTLRSKYWRNQTFPVGREIAVQQTYVPVLGSQSSLSFGSPDMDADRIKSYREKFCTDAAFTKAAHTLYSKAADDNGKSFQSFEQYLSYVIKSGGNWAGPIGSYRLVVDKGDPKTLVSFCGDGVKKIGPTQFELKSQNYKPERDIDILLLRTVPVD, encoded by the coding sequence ATGCGCAATAAAGCAGTCGTCTGTCTCTTTGTTCTAGTGTCTTCGAGCACGGCATTTTGCGATGATAGCTCAGCGACGCTGGGAGCCGGAGGGCTTGTCCTCCAAAAAACGGACAAGGTTACCATAGTTTCCGAGGACCTGTATCTGTCCCTTAACTCTATCCGCGTCTCCTATCGCTTCAGAAACGTGGCCAACACAGACTTCACTACCACTATCGCTTTTCCGATGCCCGACTTTGTTGGGGGAGGATCAAACTCGACAACGGTCGTTCCAGACCCAGCAAGCGATAATTTCATGAAATTCCAGACATTGGTGGATGGGCAACCTATCGAAGCGCAGCTCGAACAACGCGCCTTCCTTGCCGCCGACGGGGTTGCAGATATAGAAATCACCGAGCGCCTTAAGGCGCTTCATATCCCGCTTGTCCCCACTGTGGAAGCAACTCAAGAAGCGATCAGCAAGCTGACGAATGCGCAACGCAAGAATTTGGTAGAAAATAATTTCGTCGATACCGGCGATGCGGGCGACTACGGTGGGCAATCTCAGACGCTGTACCCTGTTTGGACACTGCGCTCCAAATACTGGCGCAATCAAACGTTCCCAGTTGGGCGAGAGATTGCGGTTCAGCAGACATATGTGCCGGTTCTTGGCAGTCAGTCCAGTCTATCGTTCGGCTCTCCCGACATGGATGCGGATCGCATCAAATCCTATCGCGAAAAATTCTGCACAGACGCCGCTTTCACCAAGGCCGCCCATACCCTCTATTCAAAAGCCGCTGACGACAACGGCAAGAGCTTTCAGTCATTTGAACAGTACCTGTCCTATGTCATCAAGTCAGGGGGTAACTGGGCAGGGCCGATTGGCAGTTACAGGTTAGTCGTCGACAAGGGAGATCCTAAAACACTTGTCTCTTTCTGTGGCGACGGTGTCAAGAAGATCGGTCCAACGCAGTTCGAGCTGAAGAGCCAGAACTATAAACCCGAGAGAGATATCGATATCCTTCTGCTGCGCACCGTCCCTGTTGACTGA
- a CDS encoding lysozyme inhibitor LprI family protein, which yields MIRQRQAFSMSAKGGRAPSIGTLVACCVLLASGTVSAAGFDCKSAGSEVEILICKNTELSKLDDQMKVLFDKIEGETFGHDAETGETLDPAGKELTFWRKTVRDKCKDVRCLRNAYTARLREMRVNWADALGPSDQ from the coding sequence ATGATACGTCAGAGACAAGCTTTCTCAATGAGCGCTAAGGGTGGGCGCGCTCCAAGCATCGGCACGCTGGTTGCGTGCTGCGTGCTTCTTGCATCGGGCACGGTGTCCGCCGCCGGCTTCGACTGCAAGTCGGCTGGAAGCGAAGTCGAAATTCTCATTTGCAAAAACACAGAACTATCTAAGCTAGATGACCAGATGAAAGTGCTGTTCGATAAGATTGAAGGCGAAACATTTGGGCACGATGCCGAGACGGGAGAAACACTTGATCCTGCTGGTAAAGAACTAACTTTTTGGCGAAAGACAGTGCGTGACAAGTGTAAAGATGTGCGCTGCCTGAGGAATGCCTATACCGCCAGGCTCAGGGAAATGCGAGTTAACTGGGCAGATGCGTTGGGTCCGTCCGATCAATGA
- a CDS encoding DUF4139 domain-containing protein, translating into MSATRFLASYATLLLSASTAIAGVNGPIRSVTLSSGGLAEIVRSATIDDSAGLDIDVPIDQVDDILKSLVIRDDKGRVKSMSLTGPKPVDETFKTSPFKPSDLASLPSLLNSIKGSRIRVGDGQEGMVLGVTDIPGNAQSSLSWQLSLLRDDGTMSMVAIPGTAISIVDPTLKTKLKRAMQIIGKANLDVARNIHIELDRQDSRNVDVSYVVPAPIWKTSYRLVTGVDGSVRLQAWAVFENASGEDWSDVGITLSSGQPVTLRQRLYDHFWRQRLEVPMDTSELGVNQPPPGALLAKRSMPPLAIAPPPPAPIAATSRSNDGSMAHAADPGLTVEGNVTSTFVLSGRYNIKNGDTIAVPILDHDAKAEMVSLFRPESGSEHPTAASLVDNDSGVSLPPGIITVYDGKQGFVGDAQIPALPNGQKQAVSFALDQKVSITTEPKSKTTITRIRVVNGLIYTSSVTSQEIIYKIRGASDAPRTILIEQDKQPGWSFKADGMIEGTVTKDRMKIELRTGEVKAAKASLSIVNEESTALADAEPDALMQWQDAAADPAMRAKLAELSTAKAEQDGANRKLSALDEEFARVEADQQRARSNLQSVGSGDTKSRFEKLLNSTENKLENIEKLRGEQREIISVASEKVSAAIRSF; encoded by the coding sequence ATGTCCGCCACGAGGTTCCTTGCGTCTTACGCAACTCTGCTTCTCAGTGCTTCGACGGCAATAGCTGGTGTGAACGGCCCTATCAGATCAGTGACCCTTTCCTCCGGGGGCTTGGCTGAGATTGTCAGGTCAGCCACTATCGATGATAGTGCAGGGCTCGATATCGACGTTCCCATTGACCAGGTTGATGACATCCTCAAAAGCCTTGTCATCCGCGATGACAAGGGCCGCGTTAAAAGTATGTCGCTCACTGGCCCAAAACCCGTAGACGAGACATTTAAGACATCACCGTTCAAGCCTTCTGATTTGGCGTCGCTGCCCTCGCTTCTCAACTCTATCAAGGGGAGCCGTATCCGGGTGGGCGACGGGCAAGAGGGCATGGTGCTCGGCGTGACCGACATTCCGGGCAATGCCCAGTCGAGTTTGAGTTGGCAATTGTCGCTTCTGCGTGATGACGGCACCATGTCTATGGTCGCGATACCGGGCACCGCCATCTCCATTGTAGATCCGACGCTCAAGACAAAGCTAAAAAGGGCTATGCAGATAATTGGGAAAGCTAATTTGGATGTCGCCCGGAATATCCACATCGAGCTAGACCGGCAAGACAGTCGAAACGTTGACGTTTCGTACGTTGTACCGGCGCCAATCTGGAAGACCTCATACCGTTTGGTTACTGGAGTGGATGGTTCTGTCAGACTTCAGGCTTGGGCCGTATTCGAAAATGCTTCTGGCGAAGACTGGAGCGATGTTGGGATCACCTTATCATCTGGGCAACCGGTAACGTTGAGGCAACGGCTCTATGACCATTTCTGGAGGCAACGCCTCGAGGTCCCTATGGATACATCCGAACTTGGTGTCAATCAGCCACCACCTGGGGCTCTACTGGCCAAACGAAGCATGCCACCGCTCGCAATAGCGCCGCCACCGCCGGCTCCCATTGCAGCAACGAGCAGGAGTAACGACGGGTCGATGGCTCATGCTGCGGATCCCGGACTGACAGTTGAGGGAAATGTCACTTCGACGTTTGTGCTTTCAGGCCGCTACAATATCAAAAATGGTGACACAATCGCCGTGCCCATCCTGGATCACGATGCTAAGGCAGAAATGGTATCGCTTTTCCGTCCCGAAAGCGGGAGCGAGCATCCGACCGCTGCGTCGCTCGTCGACAACGATAGTGGCGTGAGCCTGCCGCCTGGCATCATCACTGTCTACGATGGAAAGCAGGGTTTCGTCGGCGACGCCCAGATCCCAGCTCTTCCAAACGGTCAAAAGCAGGCCGTCAGCTTTGCGCTTGACCAGAAGGTTTCTATCACGACCGAGCCTAAATCAAAAACCACCATCACACGGATTAGGGTCGTTAACGGGTTGATCTATACATCATCCGTGACAAGTCAGGAAATCATATACAAAATCAGGGGTGCTAGCGATGCTCCCCGGACCATTCTCATCGAGCAGGACAAGCAGCCCGGCTGGTCATTCAAAGCAGACGGTATGATCGAGGGTACAGTCACCAAAGATCGGATGAAAATTGAACTGCGAACAGGGGAGGTCAAAGCTGCCAAAGCCAGCCTTTCGATCGTAAATGAAGAAAGCACAGCCTTGGCGGACGCAGAACCCGATGCGCTAATGCAGTGGCAGGATGCTGCAGCCGATCCTGCGATGCGTGCAAAACTTGCCGAGCTATCGACCGCAAAGGCGGAGCAAGATGGGGCAAACCGGAAGCTGAGTGCGCTGGACGAGGAGTTTGCTCGTGTTGAAGCGGACCAGCAACGTGCGAGAAGCAATCTTCAATCGGTTGGTTCGGGAGACACCAAATCTCGGTTCGAAAAATTGCTGAACTCCACCGAGAATAAATTGGAAAATATCGAGAAATTGCGGGGGGAGCAGCGCGAGATTATAAGCGTAGCGAGCGAGAAGGTTTCGGCCGCAATTAGATCGTTCTAA
- a CDS encoding lysozyme inhibitor LprI family protein, whose product MKYLLAAAAAASLPSAAHAIDCTRASSHIEHMICDDASLLRADVAMGRAYAEILKAAPDPQIHTMLIVSQKRWVAARDDAFGNLDGATNGMTGEGYPKPLQRSLVLHATEDRTKILKAKSDEGSKQPSLIQAALKQREFGAQFTGGPSAGFSSSCNFLPHNAGDLGYDYACFGTAQYQNNDRICGETQDWATFRAYTTRFVANVVAGQVKVTALCKDDICDATPDGGWDSRPEVGSDGPVGGALEKLDPEADDGLGDEWLKVCLSDKTFPPTQTLK is encoded by the coding sequence ATGAAATACCTGCTTGCAGCCGCAGCCGCAGCGTCGCTGCCGTCGGCCGCGCATGCGATTGACTGCACTCGAGCCTCCAGCCATATCGAGCACATGATTTGCGATGATGCCAGCCTCTTGCGCGCCGATGTGGCAATGGGTAGGGCCTATGCTGAGATCCTCAAAGCCGCCCCGGACCCACAAATCCATACCATGCTTATTGTCAGCCAGAAGCGTTGGGTGGCCGCTCGAGATGATGCGTTTGGCAACCTTGACGGGGCCACCAATGGTATGACTGGCGAGGGTTACCCCAAGCCGTTGCAACGCAGCCTCGTTCTTCACGCCACCGAGGATCGCACGAAAATCTTGAAAGCGAAATCGGACGAAGGCTCGAAGCAACCAAGCCTGATCCAGGCGGCTCTAAAACAACGTGAGTTCGGCGCTCAGTTCACTGGCGGCCCTTCCGCCGGCTTCTCTTCCTCTTGCAACTTTTTACCTCATAACGCGGGGGACCTTGGTTACGACTACGCCTGTTTCGGAACTGCTCAGTATCAGAACAATGACCGAATCTGTGGCGAGACGCAGGACTGGGCGACCTTTCGTGCTTACACGACGCGGTTTGTCGCAAACGTTGTGGCTGGCCAGGTAAAGGTCACAGCCCTTTGCAAGGACGACATCTGCGATGCGACGCCCGACGGGGGGTGGGATAGCCGTCCCGAAGTGGGGAGCGATGGCCCAGTGGGGGGGGCGCTGGAGAAACTGGATCCCGAGGCGGATGACGGACTAGGGGATGAATGGTTGAAAGTCTGCCTTTCGGATAAGACCTTTCCGCCAACCCAGACCCTCAAATGA
- a CDS encoding type II toxin-antitoxin system RelE/ParE family toxin — protein MAYRIIYNLQAEAELDALYVDIAMEAGDRIAAEYVDGVMTFIEGLENFPHRGTIRESSVPGLRIIGYKRSVSVAFSVRGDDVLILGVFARGRDITEEVLKERKQ, from the coding sequence ATGGCTTACCGCATTATCTATAACTTGCAGGCGGAAGCTGAACTCGACGCCCTGTATGTAGATATCGCCATGGAGGCAGGCGACCGGATTGCCGCCGAATACGTGGACGGCGTGATGACTTTCATTGAGGGCCTGGAGAACTTCCCGCACCGTGGAACCATTCGGGAAAGCTCGGTTCCCGGCTTGCGCATCATTGGCTACAAACGTAGCGTCAGCGTGGCGTTCTCGGTACGGGGCGATGATGTACTGATCCTCGGCGTGTTCGCGCGCGGCCGCGACATCACCGAGGAAGTCCTGAAAGAACGGAAGCAGTGA
- a CDS encoding type II toxin-antitoxin system ParD family antitoxin, whose translation MPNVALGKHYEEFVKKQLESGRYSNASEVVRAALRLLEDNDAARERWLNEEIPRRYDQLITDPTMGVSAETVRARFEAKRRNATNAK comes from the coding sequence ATGCCAAACGTCGCGCTCGGAAAACATTACGAGGAATTCGTCAAGAAACAGCTGGAATCTGGCCGTTATAGCAATGCCAGCGAAGTCGTCCGGGCCGCTCTGCGGCTCCTGGAGGACAACGACGCAGCCCGCGAACGTTGGCTGAACGAGGAGATCCCACGTCGCTATGATCAGCTGATAACGGATCCAACGATGGGCGTCTCGGCCGAAACGGTCCGCGCCCGTTTTGAGGCTAAACGCCGAAATGCTACGAACGCCAAATAG